One region of Suncus etruscus isolate mSunEtr1 chromosome 5, mSunEtr1.pri.cur, whole genome shotgun sequence genomic DNA includes:
- the BRD3 gene encoding bromodomain-containing protein 3 — translation MSAATTVAAPAGLPAAPSPANPPPPEVCSAGKPGRKTNQLQYMQNVVVKTLWKHQFAWPFYQPVDAVKLNLPDYHKIIKNPMDMGTIKKRLENSYYWSASECMQDFNTMFTNCYIYNKPADDIVLMAQALEKIFLQKVAQMPQEEVELLPPAPKGKGRKPAAVTVAAAAAAGPQSTGPQQVAAVPSVSPATPFQNVPPTVSQTPVIAATPVPTITATATPVPAPATAAPPPPTTPVIPVVPPTPPVIKKKGVKRKADTTTPTTAAITASRSESPPPLSDPKQAKVVARRESGGRPIKPPRKDLEEGEVPQHAGKKGKLPEQLRHCDHILRELLSKKHAAYAWPFYKPVDAAALELHDYHDIIKHPMDLSTVKKKMDGREYPDAQGFAADIRLMFSNCYKYNPPDHEVVAMARKLQDVFEMRFAKMPDEPAEVPTIPAPTAPAGNKAAPSSHSSEESSSDSGSSDSEEERATRLAELQEQLKAVHEQLAALSQAPVNKPKRKKEKKEKEKKRKDKDKDKERHKAKSEEDRKARPVPPARPAPQKKAPAKKASSSTAAGRQPKKGGKQAPGSYAASEEEEDLPMSYDEKRQLSLDINRLPGEKLGRVVHIIQAREPSLRDSNPDEIEIDFETLKPTTLRELERYVKSCLQRKQRRPPSTSGKKQAARSKEEMAQAKKEELEKRLQDMSGQLNRKTPKKDKPGSGAPGGPSRLSSSSSSESGSSTSSGSSSDSSDSE, via the exons ATGTCCGCCGCCACCACCGTGGCTGCCCCAGCGGGCCTGCCGGCCGCCCCCAGCCCTGCCAACCCACCACCACCTGAGGTGTGTAGCGCCGGTAAGCCCGGCCGCAAGACCAACCAGCTGCAGTACATGCAGAATGTGGTGGTGAAGACGCTGTGGAAGCACCAGTTTGCCTGGCCCTTCTACCAGCCCGTGGACGCTGTCAAGCTCAACTTGCCG GATTATCACAAGATAATCAAGAACCCCATGGACATGGGCACCATCAAGAAGAGGCTGGAGAACAGCTACTACTGGAGTGCCAGCGAGTGCATGCAGGACTTCAACACCATGTTCACCAACTGTTACATTTATAACAAG CCCGCAGATGACATCGTGCTGATGGCCCAGGCCCTGGAGAAGATCTTCCTGCAGAAGGTGGCCCAAATGCCTCAGGAGGAAGTGGAGCTGCTGCCCCCGGCTCCCAAGGGCAAAGGCCGGAAACCAGCAGCTGTGACGGTGGCGGCAGCagcggcagcaggaccccagagCACAG GTCCGCAGCAAGTGGCCGCTGTGCCCTCCGTGTCCCCAGCGACACCCTTTCAGAATGTGCCCCCCACGGTCTCCCAGACACCTGTCATCGCTGCCACACCTGTGCCAACCATCACTGCCACTGCCACGCCGGTGCCAGCACCTGCCACTGCAGCCCCACCACCCCCTACCACGCCTGTCATCCCTGTGGTCCCGCCCACACCACCCGTCATCAAG AAAAAGGGTGTTAAGCGGAAAGCAGACACCACCACACCCACCACGGCTGCCATCACGGCCAGCCGCAGCGAGTCGCCCCCACCGCTGTCAGACCCCAAGCAGGCCAAGGTGGTGGCCCGGCGGGAGAGTGGCGGCCGCCCCATCAAGCCACCCCGCAAGGACCTGGAGGAGGGTGAGGTGCCGCAACATGCGGGCAAGAAGGGGAAGCTGCCCGAGCAGCTGCGCCACTGCGACCACATCCTCCGGGAGCTGCTGTCCAAGAAGCACGCAGCCTACGCCTGGCCCTTCTACAAGCCTGTGGATGCTGCTGCACTCGAGCTCCACGACTACCATGACATCATCAAGCACCCAATGGACCTCAGCACTGTCAAG AAGAAGATGGATGGCCGCGAGTACCCTGATGCCCAGGGCTTTGCAGCCGATATCCGGCTCATGTTCTCTAACTGCTACAAGTACAATCCCCCTGACCATGAGGTCGTGGCCATGGCCAGGAAACTACAG GACGTGTTTGAGATGCGCTTTGCCAAGATGCCTGATGAGCCTGCGGAGGTGCCCACGATACCCGCGCCCACAGCCCCAGCTGGCAACAAAGCTGCCCCTAGCAGCCATAGCAGCGAGGAGAGCTCATCGGACTCGGGCAGTTCCGACTCGGAGGAAGAACGGGCCACTCGGCTGGCAGAGCTGCAGGAGCAG CTGAAGGCCGTGCATGAGCAGCTAGCTGCACTGTCCCAAGCCCCTGTGAACAAgccaaagaggaagaaggagaagaaggagaaggagaagaagcgGAAGGATAAAGACAAGGACAAGGAGCGGCACAAGGCCAAGAGCGAGGAGGACAGGAAGGCCCGGCCCGTGCCGCCTgcccgcccggccccccagaagAAGGCTCCGGCCAAGAAGGCCAGCAGTTCCACAGCAGCTGGCAG GCAGCCTAAGAAAGGCGGCAAGCAGGCTCCTGGCTCATATGCCGCctcggaggaggaggaggacctaCCCATGAGCTATGACGAGAAGCGACAGCTGAGTCTGGATATCAACCGGCTGCCAGGCGAGAAGCTGGGCCGTGTGGTGCATATCATCCAGGCGCGCGAGCCCTCGCTGCGTGACTCCAACCCCGACGAGATCGAGATCGACTTTGAGACGCTCAAACCCACCACGCTGCGTGAGCTGGAGCGCTATGTCAAGTCCTGCCTGCAGCGGAAGCAGCGGCGGCCACCTT CCACAAGTGGGAAGAAGCAGGCGGCACGGTCCAAGGAGGAGATGGCCCAGGCCAAGAAGGAGGAGCTGGAGAAGCGGCTACAGGACATGAGCGGGCAGCTCAACAGGAAGACCCCCAAGAAAG ACAAACCGGGCTCCGGGGCCCCAGGTGGTCCATCCCGCCTCAGCAGCAGCAGCTCTTCCGAGTCCGGCAGTAGCACATCCAGTGGCTCCAGCTCCGACAGCAGCGATTCCGAGTGA
- the BRD3OS gene encoding putative uncharacterized protein BRD3OS gives MSGRAPLAQLALSEGHARLRYRDTSLLVWQQQQRQLESGPPGTYLSRSRSMWYSQFGNDAVLVRDRERSRVRDTGRSKFCTVM, from the coding sequence ATGAGCGGCCGCGCGCCTCTGGCCCAGCTCGCTTTGTCCGAAGGCCACGCGCGACTCCGCTACAGGGACACGTCCCTGCTAGTATGGCAACAGCAGCAGCGACAGCTGGAGTCGGGGCCACCCGGGACCTACCTGAGCCGCAGCCGCAGCATGTGGTACTCACAGTTCGGCAACGATGCTGTCTTGGTTCGCGACCGTGAACGGAGCAGAGTGCGCGACACCGGCCGGTCCAAGTTCTGCACCGTGATGTGA